A portion of the Nitrospirota bacterium genome contains these proteins:
- the nadA gene encoding quinolinate synthase NadA, with protein sequence MPTLSTIPRPITEYQQLSAEELFRRTVEAKRVLGDRVMILGHNYQRDEVIEHADFRGDSLLLSKLSAERSERPYIVFCGVHFMAETADILSRSKQTVILPDMAAGCSMADMAAIEQVDQCWEELGRILSVEEMVMPAVYVNSAAVLKAFCGEHGGITCTSSNARAVMEWSWARREKILFFPDEHLGRNTANKMGLPREEMIVWDPFQPNGGNTREAIKRAKLILWKGHCSVHQMFQPVHIDNFRKQYPDGKVIVHPECHEDVVNKADLSGSTELIIRTVTDAPAGTAWAVGTELNLVNRLKRDLTDKKVFFLSSTVCQCATMFRIDGAHLCWAMENLAEGHVVNHIVVPDDEKHWAKIALDRMMAVS encoded by the coding sequence ATGCCAACATTATCAACGATTCCCAGGCCGATCACAGAGTATCAGCAATTGTCTGCGGAGGAACTGTTCCGCCGGACGGTTGAGGCGAAACGTGTGCTCGGTGACCGGGTCATGATCCTGGGCCATAATTATCAACGGGACGAAGTCATCGAGCATGCCGACTTTCGCGGGGATTCGCTGTTATTGTCAAAGCTGTCAGCCGAGCGGTCCGAGCGGCCCTATATCGTTTTCTGCGGCGTGCACTTCATGGCCGAGACCGCTGACATCCTGAGCCGTTCCAAACAAACCGTGATCCTTCCTGACATGGCAGCAGGCTGTTCCATGGCGGATATGGCGGCCATCGAACAGGTCGATCAATGTTGGGAGGAGCTGGGACGAATTCTTTCTGTGGAAGAGATGGTCATGCCGGCGGTCTATGTGAACTCTGCTGCCGTCCTGAAAGCTTTTTGCGGCGAACATGGCGGGATTACCTGTACCTCCTCTAACGCGAGGGCGGTGATGGAATGGTCCTGGGCCAGGCGTGAGAAGATTCTCTTTTTCCCGGACGAGCATCTAGGCCGCAACACGGCCAACAAAATGGGGCTGCCGCGAGAAGAGATGATCGTCTGGGATCCCTTTCAACCTAACGGGGGCAACACACGCGAGGCGATCAAGCGAGCCAAGCTGATTCTCTGGAAAGGCCATTGCAGCGTGCACCAGATGTTTCAGCCTGTGCACATCGACAATTTCCGCAAACAGTATCCGGATGGAAAGGTGATCGTCCATCCGGAATGTCACGAGGATGTGGTTAATAAAGCGGACCTGTCCGGGTCCACGGAATTGATTATCCGCACGGTGACGGATGCGCCTGCCGGGACGGCCTGGGCGGTGGGAACCGAATTGAACCTGGTCAATCGATTGAAGCGCGACCTGACCGATAAGAAGGTGTTCTTTCTCTCCTCCACGGTCTGTCAATGCGCGACGATGTTCCGGATCGATGGCGCGCATCTCTGCTGGGCGATGGAGAACCTTGCCGAGGGCCACGTGGTAAACCATATTGTGGTGCCGGATGATGAGAAGCATTGGGCGAAGATTGCGCTAGACCGGATGATGGCCGTCAGCTAG
- the thiC gene encoding phosphomethylpyrimidine synthase ThiC: MSNQPIGNGSAKNNEHTSTGSALTTTPFPASRKVYVQGTQAGVKVPMREISLTPTKAMNGGLPIANEPITIYDTSGPYTDPNVTIDAKAGLAPYRRNWVLGRNDVDELPDISSQYGRLRAADPKLDELRFQHIRKPLKAKPGMNVTQIHYARKGIITPEMEFIAIRENQSREVARELASRNGHGGGVTQHPGQSWGASIPSAITPEFVRDEIARGRAIIPANINHPESEPMIIGRNFLVKINSNIGNSAVASSIEEEVEKMIWSIRWGADTVMDLSTGKNIHETREWIIRNSPVPIGTVPIYQALEKVGGKAEDLTWELFRDTLIEQAEQGVDYFTIHAGVRLAYVPMTAKRMTGIVSRGGAIHAKWCLAHHEENFTYTHFEEICEIMKAYDVSFSLGDGLRPGSIADANDDAQFAELETLGELTKIAWKHDVQVMIEGPGHVPMHMIQVNMEKQLKACQEAPFYTLGPLTTDIAPGYDHITSGIGAAMIGWFGCAMLCYVTPKEHLGLPDREDVKTGVITYKIAAHAADLAKGHPGAQIRDNALSKARFEFRWEDQFNLSLDPDTAKLFHDETLPDNAAKVSHFCSMCGPHFCSMKITQDVRDYAAQLQVDEHKAIQIGMKEKAEEFKKTGSEIYR; this comes from the coding sequence ATGAGCAACCAACCAATCGGCAATGGATCGGCAAAGAACAACGAACACACGTCTACCGGATCAGCCTTGACGACCACGCCATTCCCTGCCTCGCGCAAAGTCTACGTGCAGGGAACACAGGCCGGCGTAAAGGTCCCGATGAGAGAGATCAGCCTGACCCCCACCAAGGCGATGAACGGGGGCCTGCCCATCGCCAATGAACCGATCACGATCTACGATACCTCCGGCCCCTATACGGACCCGAACGTCACCATCGATGCAAAGGCAGGTTTGGCGCCGTACCGCAGAAACTGGGTACTCGGCCGGAACGATGTGGACGAGCTCCCGGATATCTCCTCACAGTATGGCCGCCTGCGGGCTGCCGATCCCAAGCTGGACGAACTCCGGTTTCAGCATATTCGCAAGCCGTTGAAAGCCAAACCCGGCATGAACGTGACCCAAATCCACTACGCCAGAAAAGGCATCATCACACCGGAAATGGAGTTCATTGCGATCCGGGAGAACCAATCCCGCGAAGTGGCACGTGAGCTCGCCTCACGAAACGGGCACGGCGGCGGGGTCACCCAGCACCCGGGCCAATCATGGGGCGCCAGTATTCCCTCTGCCATTACTCCGGAATTTGTCCGCGATGAAATCGCCCGTGGCCGCGCGATCATCCCGGCCAATATCAACCATCCGGAAAGCGAACCGATGATCATCGGCCGCAACTTCCTGGTGAAAATCAATTCCAACATTGGCAACTCTGCGGTCGCCTCCTCCATCGAAGAAGAAGTCGAAAAGATGATCTGGTCCATTCGATGGGGCGCCGACACGGTGATGGACCTTTCTACCGGCAAGAACATCCACGAAACCCGCGAATGGATCATTCGCAATTCACCGGTCCCCATCGGCACCGTGCCGATCTATCAAGCGCTCGAAAAAGTCGGCGGCAAAGCCGAAGACCTGACCTGGGAACTGTTTCGCGACACCTTGATCGAACAGGCGGAACAAGGCGTCGACTACTTCACCATCCATGCTGGCGTGCGCTTGGCCTACGTGCCGATGACAGCCAAACGCATGACCGGCATCGTCTCACGCGGTGGAGCGATCCACGCGAAGTGGTGCCTCGCGCATCACGAGGAAAACTTCACGTATACCCACTTCGAAGAAATCTGCGAGATCATGAAGGCCTACGACGTCTCGTTCAGCTTAGGCGACGGGTTGCGCCCCGGCTCCATTGCGGATGCCAACGACGACGCACAATTCGCCGAGCTGGAGACCTTGGGAGAATTGACCAAGATTGCCTGGAAGCATGATGTCCAAGTCATGATCGAAGGCCCTGGCCATGTGCCCATGCACATGATTCAGGTCAACATGGAAAAACAACTGAAGGCCTGCCAGGAAGCGCCCTTCTATACGCTGGGACCGCTCACGACCGACATTGCCCCGGGCTACGACCACATCACCTCCGGCATCGGGGCCGCCATGATCGGCTGGTTCGGCTGTGCCATGCTCTGTTATGTGACGCCCAAAGAACACCTGGGTCTCCCGGACCGCGAGGATGTGAAGACCGGCGTCATCACGTATAAGATTGCCGCCCATGCAGCGGATCTGGCCAAGGGCCATCCAGGCGCGCAGATCAGAGATAACGCGCTCTCCAAGGCCCGCTTCGAATTCCGCTGGGAAGACCAGTTCAATCTGTCGCTCGATCCGGATACGGCCAAACTCTTCCACGACGAAACCTTGCCGGACAATGCCGCAAAGGTCTCGCACTTCTGCTCGATGTGCGGACCGCATTTCTGCTCGATGAAGATCACGCAGGATGTCCGGGACTATGCCGCGCAACTGCAAGTCGATGAGCACAAAGCGATTCAAATCGGCATGAAAGAAAAAGCAGAAGAATTTAAAAAAACCGGCTCCGAGATTTATCGATAG
- a CDS encoding sulfide-dependent adenosine diphosphate thiazole synthase: MAKPPTPAPLRERDITRQIAREYYKEFDQLIESDVIIVGAGPSGLICAHDLAEMGFKTVIVEQSLALGGGFWSGGYLMNKATICEPANKILEEIGVPCKKITECEGMYMVDPPHATGALIAAAYRGGAKIMNLTRVVDLIIRRDAVLEGVVVNSTTAEMAGHDIIHVDPIALESKIVVDATGHDAIVVELLHKRNLHKAIPGNGAMWVAQSEQEIMDRTGEVYPNCFVIGLAVAAVYGTPRMGPAFGSMLLSGRYGAELIKKKLKNE, translated from the coding sequence ATGGCAAAGCCCCCAACACCAGCCCCACTGCGCGAACGAGACATCACGCGCCAAATCGCGCGTGAGTACTACAAAGAGTTCGATCAGCTCATCGAAAGCGATGTGATCATCGTCGGCGCCGGCCCTTCCGGCTTGATCTGCGCCCATGACCTGGCCGAAATGGGATTCAAGACCGTCATCGTCGAGCAGAGCCTCGCCCTGGGAGGCGGTTTTTGGTCCGGTGGATATCTGATGAACAAAGCCACCATCTGCGAACCGGCCAATAAAATCCTCGAAGAAATCGGCGTGCCTTGCAAGAAGATCACGGAATGCGAAGGCATGTACATGGTCGATCCCCCGCATGCCACCGGCGCGCTGATCGCCGCAGCCTACAGGGGCGGGGCCAAGATCATGAACCTCACGCGAGTGGTCGACCTGATTATTCGGCGCGATGCGGTCCTGGAAGGGGTGGTGGTCAATAGCACGACGGCAGAAATGGCCGGCCATGACATCATCCACGTAGACCCCATCGCCCTCGAAAGCAAGATCGTCGTGGATGCCACAGGCCACGATGCCATCGTCGTGGAGCTCCTGCACAAGCGGAACCTTCACAAGGCCATCCCCGGCAACGGGGCCATGTGGGTCGCGCAGTCTGAGCAAGAAATCATGGACCGCACCGGCGAAGTCTATCCCAACTGTTTCGTCATCGGATTGGCCGTGGCAGCCGTATACGGGACACCCCGCATGGGCCCGGCATTCGGCTCGATGTTGCTCTCAGGTCGCTATGGCGCAGAGTTGATTAAGAAGAAGCTAAAGAACGAATAG
- a CDS encoding tetratricopeptide repeat protein: MDVQDFLIQGEGHEEDKREAWQLFQQAYERQMKGELEEAVTLYKKSIQTHPTAEAYTFLGWTYSFMGRLDDAIEECHHAIAQDPEFGNPYNDIGAYLIEKGELTEAIAWFQKALQARRYESPAFPHLNLGRVYEKKGQWTEAIDSYKKALALNPNYALAKKALGRLISSLN; encoded by the coding sequence ATGGATGTACAAGACTTTTTAATACAAGGCGAAGGCCACGAAGAAGATAAACGCGAAGCCTGGCAGCTGTTTCAGCAGGCCTATGAACGCCAGATGAAGGGCGAACTGGAAGAGGCTGTCACGCTCTATAAAAAATCGATTCAGACCCATCCCACGGCCGAGGCCTATACCTTTCTCGGCTGGACGTACAGCTTCATGGGGCGGCTCGATGATGCGATCGAGGAATGTCACCACGCGATCGCGCAGGACCCTGAATTCGGCAACCCCTACAATGACATCGGGGCGTACCTGATCGAAAAGGGTGAACTGACCGAAGCGATCGCCTGGTTCCAGAAAGCCTTACAGGCCAGACGGTATGAGAGCCCCGCCTTCCCCCATCTCAACCTGGGTCGCGTCTACGAGAAGAAGGGCCAATGGACCGAGGCCATCGACTCCTACAAGAAAGCCCTGGCCCTCAATCCTAATTATGCGTTGGCCAAGAAAGCGCTGGGGCGGTTGATCAGTTCATTGAACTGA
- a CDS encoding histidine kinase: MDQTNPKAILVGVTDIFFYTKVRDALMAKGYKIERARTQQDIADKASAMAPVAFILNMNDETLNAFQALETLKADASLKSIPILAFANHEEVDTFNRARTLGVTKIVSRNEFSARLKDLVEEVTGSHA, translated from the coding sequence ATGGACCAGACAAACCCAAAAGCCATCCTCGTCGGCGTCACCGACATCTTCTTTTACACCAAAGTCCGTGACGCCTTGATGGCGAAAGGCTACAAGATCGAACGGGCTCGAACGCAGCAGGACATCGCCGACAAGGCTTCGGCCATGGCCCCGGTCGCCTTCATCTTGAACATGAATGACGAAACGTTGAACGCCTTCCAAGCCTTGGAGACGCTCAAAGCCGATGCGAGTTTGAAGTCCATTCCCATCCTGGCCTTCGCCAATCACGAAGAAGTCGATACGTTCAACCGGGCCAGAACGTTGGGCGTGACCAAGATTGTCTCGCGCAATGAGTTCTCCGCTCGATTGAAAGACTTGGTTGAGGAAGTCACAGGGAGTCACGCATGA
- a CDS encoding aminomethyltransferase family protein: MKQSRIHDLHVKLGATFEEVAGWDMPAHYGAWTAEYQAVRQAVGLSDLSHRGKIRVTGDDRVKWLQGLISNDILPLQPGQGRYSSFLTHKGKMLGYFRVYATADSLWVEDVGEVGEATILALKKFLLYGIKAKMENCAESWGLLLVSGPKACATVSAAFGVEMSDLKPVSAVAAQIGGQASFVLRTEETGETDLEILLPVEALSTAWERLMEAGATYGIKAVGGQAREALRIEAGLPKAGPDLNEEIVPPEANLEGKAFSLSKGCYPGQEVVARMDTYGNVRRHLVGLVMKGSIIPPKGAKLFIGDREIGWVSSATQSPQLKAPIALAFPLRDFSAPDTTIAVEIEGVRHDATVQTLPFYRHA; this comes from the coding sequence ATGAAACAGTCACGCATCCACGATCTCCACGTAAAGCTTGGCGCCACCTTTGAAGAGGTCGCCGGGTGGGACATGCCTGCTCATTATGGGGCATGGACTGCCGAGTATCAGGCGGTCCGTCAGGCCGTCGGACTCTCCGATCTCTCCCACCGGGGCAAGATCCGCGTCACCGGCGACGACCGCGTGAAATGGCTGCAGGGACTCATCAGCAACGACATTCTTCCGCTCCAGCCTGGCCAGGGCCGCTATTCGAGCTTCCTCACACACAAGGGCAAGATGCTCGGCTACTTTCGAGTCTATGCAACGGCTGACAGCCTCTGGGTGGAGGATGTCGGAGAGGTCGGCGAGGCCACCATTCTCGCGCTCAAAAAATTTCTGCTCTACGGTATCAAAGCGAAGATGGAGAATTGTGCAGAATCCTGGGGGCTCTTGCTGGTCAGCGGGCCCAAGGCCTGTGCAACCGTCAGCGCCGCGTTCGGTGTCGAGATGAGCGATCTCAAGCCGGTCAGCGCCGTCGCAGCCCAGATCGGCGGCCAGGCCTCGTTCGTCCTACGGACAGAAGAGACGGGAGAGACGGACCTCGAAATATTACTGCCCGTTGAGGCCCTCAGCACGGCCTGGGAGCGACTCATGGAAGCAGGCGCGACCTACGGAATCAAAGCCGTTGGCGGCCAGGCTCGTGAAGCGCTCCGGATCGAAGCGGGCCTGCCCAAAGCGGGGCCGGACCTCAATGAAGAAATCGTTCCGCCAGAAGCGAACCTGGAAGGAAAAGCGTTCAGTTTGAGCAAGGGCTGCTATCCTGGGCAGGAAGTCGTTGCGCGGATGGATACCTATGGAAACGTCCGGCGGCACTTAGTCGGGTTGGTCATGAAAGGATCGATCATCCCGCCAAAGGGAGCCAAGCTCTTCATTGGAGACCGGGAAATCGGTTGGGTCAGCAGCGCGACACAATCCCCACAGCTCAAGGCCCCGATCGCCCTGGCCTTCCCACTCCGGGACTTTTCAGCCCCCGACACCACCATCGCGGTTGAAATCGAAGGCGTTCGGCACGACGCGACGGTTCAGACACTCCCCTTCTACCGTCACGCATAG
- a CDS encoding alkaline phosphatase D family protein, with amino-acid sequence MAMIGSLNILALLLASLIVLPGCVSASREGLPPGSPFAETAATNLLPQGIAVGDVTSRSALLWLRTDGSMTVQVEWAPVAAWDTVSKMATAVAPVARSPLFTTGPDADFTLAIPIEGLTPATRYRFYVVAGSKGREGTPTEARTALQGEFTTLPDVKSHAPVTFAWSGDLGGQGHCRRGAAGYPIFDRLRKQPLDFFLFLGDTIYGDDLCPSPPNEPGADFRATNLAEYRARHRDQRSAEALRRFLANVPVFVIWDDHEVRNDFAGPFDSQMEAGRQALREYWPMPVAADDPHRFYRRVPVGADLELFILDTRQYRSRNADQDGPAKTMLGAPQLQWLLKGLTESTATWKVIVSSVPLSVPKSRGGGASGYDGWAGGPGGSGFERERQVIVEAILGQQMKNVVFLSGDVHLVQANAYDPNGDGVPDFHEFVAGPLSAAPGWLMPPTVGLRPTTLINETGYMNFGLIRVTRSFFDVTILDEAGAMRFSHHLATK; translated from the coding sequence ATGGCTATGATTGGCTCGCTGAATATCCTCGCCCTCCTCCTGGCCTCGCTCATTGTTCTTCCCGGCTGTGTGTCGGCATCACGTGAAGGGCTTCCTCCCGGGAGTCCCTTTGCCGAGACGGCTGCGACGAATCTCTTACCTCAGGGGATTGCAGTGGGAGATGTGACGAGCCGGTCGGCTCTGCTCTGGCTGCGGACCGATGGCTCGATGACGGTGCAAGTCGAGTGGGCTCCGGTGGCGGCCTGGGATACCGTATCGAAGATGGCGACAGCCGTCGCTCCCGTCGCGCGCTCGCCGCTGTTCACGACCGGCCCTGATGCGGATTTCACTCTGGCGATTCCCATTGAGGGATTGACTCCGGCCACCAGGTATCGATTCTACGTCGTTGCCGGCAGCAAGGGGCGCGAGGGAACACCGACGGAGGCCCGTACGGCGTTGCAAGGTGAATTTACGACGCTTCCCGATGTGAAGAGTCATGCGCCTGTGACCTTTGCCTGGAGCGGGGATTTGGGCGGTCAAGGACATTGTCGGCGGGGCGCTGCTGGCTATCCCATCTTCGATAGGTTGCGGAAGCAGCCGCTCGATTTCTTTTTGTTCCTCGGCGATACGATATACGGGGACGATCTCTGTCCCTCTCCCCCGAATGAACCTGGAGCCGACTTTCGGGCGACGAACCTGGCCGAGTACCGTGCCCGCCATCGCGATCAGCGGAGTGCGGAGGCGCTACGGCGGTTTCTTGCGAATGTTCCCGTGTTTGTCATCTGGGACGATCATGAAGTACGGAACGACTTTGCCGGGCCCTTCGATAGCCAGATGGAGGCCGGGCGTCAGGCTTTACGCGAATATTGGCCGATGCCTGTTGCAGCCGACGATCCTCATCGCTTCTATCGCAGGGTGCCTGTCGGGGCGGATCTTGAACTGTTTATCCTGGATACGCGGCAGTATCGGAGCCGCAACGCCGATCAGGACGGTCCGGCGAAGACAATGCTGGGCGCGCCTCAGCTTCAGTGGTTGCTGAAGGGGCTGACCGAGTCGACCGCGACATGGAAAGTGATTGTGTCCAGCGTGCCTCTCTCGGTTCCGAAGAGCAGAGGCGGAGGTGCCTCGGGGTACGATGGCTGGGCCGGGGGGCCTGGCGGTTCAGGGTTTGAGCGGGAACGGCAGGTGATCGTGGAGGCCATTCTCGGACAACAGATGAAGAACGTGGTGTTTCTGTCCGGCGATGTCCATTTGGTGCAGGCGAATGCGTACGATCCGAACGGGGATGGGGTTCCCGACTTCCATGAATTTGTCGCAGGTCCATTGTCTGCTGCGCCCGGCTGGCTGATGCCACCTACGGTGGGATTACGGCCGACGACTTTGATTAACGAAACCGGGTACATGAATTTCGGTCTCATTCGGGTCACCCGGTCCTTCTTCGACGTCACGATCCTTGACGAGGCCGGCGCCATGCGGTTTTCCCACCATCTAGCGACCAAGTAA
- a CDS encoding PilZ domain-containing protein, whose amino-acid sequence MPPDAPTSQPSAKDRRAYFRITVVLPISIQAETDRTEGALIEKSVNISGGGLGVTVNEVYKPDEILSLTLILPDKVIFKAYAEVLRLEPLPYQADTYRLHTRFVRMTTQDQELLIRHIMRFQRDHLEQHYSA is encoded by the coding sequence ATGCCACCTGATGCACCGACTTCACAGCCGTCCGCAAAAGACCGTCGCGCGTATTTTCGCATCACCGTCGTCTTGCCCATCAGCATTCAGGCCGAAACGGACAGAACAGAGGGTGCGCTCATAGAGAAGTCGGTCAACATTAGCGGCGGGGGTCTTGGCGTGACCGTGAACGAGGTCTACAAGCCGGACGAAATTCTGTCACTCACGCTGATTCTGCCAGATAAAGTCATCTTCAAAGCCTACGCAGAAGTGTTGCGGCTAGAGCCCCTCCCCTATCAGGCCGATACCTACCGCCTACATACCCGCTTCGTCAGAATGACCACACAGGACCAGGAATTACTGATCAGACACATCATGCGCTTCCAACGCGACCACCTAGAACAACACTATTCCGCATAA
- a CDS encoding nuclear transport factor 2 family protein — translation MLEQRIDEVNKANHAFYAAFGNLDIAEMDKVWAHQEYVTCIHPGWSLRSDWPAVRDSWVLIFNNTFSMTFELTDVTVQVAGDMAWVVCVENITTHQADEPQQAQVLATNLFERIGDEWLLIHHHGSAVMG, via the coding sequence ATGCTGGAGCAACGCATCGATGAAGTGAATAAAGCGAACCATGCCTTCTATGCCGCGTTCGGCAATCTCGACATTGCCGAGATGGATAAGGTGTGGGCGCATCAGGAATATGTGACCTGCATCCATCCGGGCTGGTCATTGCGGTCGGACTGGCCTGCCGTGCGCGACTCATGGGTCCTGATCTTCAATAATACGTTTTCCATGACGTTCGAGCTGACCGACGTGACGGTCCAGGTGGCGGGCGATATGGCCTGGGTCGTTTGCGTGGAGAACATCACCACTCATCAAGCTGATGAACCGCAGCAGGCGCAGGTCTTGGCCACGAATCTCTTCGAGCGGATCGGGGATGAGTGGTTGCTGATCCATCATCATGGAAGTGCGGTCATGGGGTAG
- a CDS encoding DMT family transporter — protein sequence MKSPNASSTSLAYGSVLLAAALWGGSIVAQKMALGSFSAVEASVLRDIGGLAILLTIWWWQEGTLAKLTKADLRLLGWLGLGVLGNHLFILMGLNYVSGAVGGVIIGSSPVVTALLSALLIQDVPLRAVWAGGLLSFAGVGLVSVAGFQAAGDQPLLGSLLVFLGVVSWALYSIGSRQLMERHSALTVNWTTLLVATVLQLPLLWTDRKMLDAGLGSVTEADWMALAYLVLFATAIAQQAWLFGVKGIGPSRASVLGNLTPVAAIILSAVFLKESVGTSEILGIALILAGVWVVDRQTSRLTT from the coding sequence GTGAAATCCCCTAACGCCTCCTCCACCAGCTTGGCCTATGGGTCGGTCCTTCTCGCGGCGGCGCTCTGGGGCGGTTCGATTGTGGCGCAGAAGATGGCTCTCGGGTCGTTCTCTGCCGTCGAGGCCTCGGTCCTGCGCGATATCGGTGGTTTGGCCATTCTCCTGACGATCTGGTGGTGGCAGGAAGGGACCCTGGCCAAGTTGACCAAGGCGGATCTACGTCTATTGGGATGGCTCGGGCTCGGTGTGTTGGGTAACCACCTCTTCATTCTCATGGGGCTCAACTATGTGAGCGGGGCCGTGGGTGGGGTGATCATCGGATCGAGTCCGGTGGTGACTGCGCTGCTCTCGGCTCTGTTGATTCAGGATGTTCCTCTACGCGCCGTCTGGGCGGGCGGTCTCCTGTCCTTCGCGGGTGTGGGGTTGGTTTCTGTGGCAGGGTTCCAGGCCGCGGGCGATCAGCCGCTGCTCGGCAGTCTGCTGGTCTTTCTCGGTGTGGTGAGCTGGGCCCTCTATAGTATCGGCAGCCGACAGCTCATGGAGCGCCACTCGGCTCTCACCGTCAATTGGACGACGCTCCTCGTCGCCACCGTGCTCCAACTTCCTCTCTTGTGGACGGATCGTAAGATGCTGGATGCGGGGCTCGGGTCCGTGACAGAGGCGGATTGGATGGCGCTGGCCTATCTGGTCCTGTTTGCCACGGCCATCGCACAACAGGCCTGGCTGTTTGGTGTGAAGGGCATCGGGCCATCTCGCGCTTCAGTCCTGGGCAACCTGACTCCTGTGGCCGCTATCATTCTCTCTGCGGTGTTCTTAAAAGAATCCGTGGGAACAAGTGAAATCCTCGGCATCGCGCTGATTTTGGCTGGGGTGTGGGTGGTCGATCGGCAAACCTCCCGGCTTACCACTTAG
- the ccmI gene encoding c-type cytochrome biogenesis protein CcmI, with protein sequence MTLMFWLIVSAMTLGVIALLLWPLLRRTTAVAMGERENRLAVYRQQFVELEQDRKNGVLTDELYLQARSELERRLLDETGSADTAPTAARWQVNSRLVAAVVAIVVPLASVALYWTIGNPLAITHPSGSAFSAQGNSDSDRMSAEGIESLLERLKKKLEQNPKDGVGWALLARSYVSMGRYSEAVTTYEKAVSLIPDDAQLLADYADALGVVQGRSLEGKPELLIQQALKRDPQNVKALMMVGTVAFDRKQYADAARYWVQARANLPPDAEPEVLQELASAIDEAKGLAGEKGTAATVKVAPAGPAALAKQTGQELAIAGTVTLAPQLAGKGSPTDTLFVFAKAVEGPPMPVSIVRVMRKDLPFTFRLDDSTSPMPSRKLSDVGKVVIVARLSKSGEAMAKSGDLQGMSQPVKPGVNGINVVIDREIP encoded by the coding sequence ATGACACTCATGTTCTGGCTCATCGTGTCGGCTATGACCCTCGGTGTGATCGCGCTCCTCCTGTGGCCGTTGCTCAGGCGAACCACTGCGGTCGCGATGGGCGAACGCGAGAACAGGTTGGCGGTCTACCGGCAGCAGTTTGTCGAACTCGAACAGGACCGGAAGAATGGGGTGTTGACCGATGAGCTCTACCTGCAGGCTCGGTCTGAGCTCGAGCGTCGGCTGCTCGATGAAACCGGGAGCGCCGATACGGCGCCGACAGCAGCACGATGGCAGGTCAATAGCCGTCTGGTCGCAGCAGTCGTCGCCATCGTCGTTCCTCTGGCGAGTGTGGCCCTGTACTGGACGATCGGGAATCCGCTTGCGATCACGCATCCATCCGGATCGGCATTTTCGGCGCAGGGCAACTCGGACTCCGACCGCATGAGTGCTGAGGGGATCGAGTCCCTGTTGGAACGTCTCAAGAAAAAGCTCGAGCAAAATCCCAAGGACGGAGTGGGATGGGCGTTGCTCGCCCGCTCCTATGTGAGCATGGGGCGGTATAGCGAGGCCGTGACGACATACGAGAAAGCCGTCAGCCTGATTCCTGACGATGCCCAGTTACTGGCCGACTATGCCGACGCGTTGGGCGTCGTCCAGGGCCGTTCATTGGAGGGGAAGCCGGAGTTGCTGATTCAGCAAGCACTGAAACGCGATCCACAGAATGTGAAAGCGCTGATGATGGTCGGCACCGTGGCCTTCGATCGAAAACAGTATGCGGATGCGGCGAGGTATTGGGTCCAGGCACGTGCGAACTTGCCGCCCGATGCGGAGCCGGAGGTGCTTCAAGAGTTAGCCTCTGCCATTGATGAAGCGAAGGGCCTCGCGGGAGAGAAAGGAACGGCGGCAACCGTGAAGGTTGCGCCAGCAGGACCGGCCGCTCTCGCCAAACAAACAGGGCAGGAGCTTGCAATCGCCGGAACGGTCACCCTCGCACCGCAGTTGGCCGGTAAAGGATCGCCCACCGATACCCTGTTTGTGTTTGCGAAGGCGGTGGAAGGTCCGCCTATGCCGGTCTCGATCGTACGCGTCATGAGAAAAGATTTACCCTTCACCTTCCGGCTCGACGATTCAACGAGCCCCATGCCGTCCAGAAAGCTATCCGATGTTGGCAAGGTGGTGATTGTGGCCCGTCTCTCGAAGTCCGGCGAGGCCATGGCGAAGAGCGGCGATTTGCAGGGCATGAGTCAGCCGGTCAAGCCCGGGGTGAATGGGATCAATGTTGTGATCGATCGTGAAATCCCCTAA